In Actinoplanes lobatus, the DNA window CGGCCAGTTCTGCTCCCAGAACAGGTCCACGTGCGGCAGCGCCATCCAGTCGGCGACCACTGTGCCGTCACCGGCGCCCGGGTCGGCCACCCGCACCCGCCAGGGCCCGTCCAGGTCCGGGACGGGCGGTGGACCGGCCGCGACCACGGCCGGGTCGAGGCCGTCGGTCAGCTCCCGGAAGGACTCCGCCGACCAGGTTTCCGCGCTCATCGGATCCCCCTTTACTTAGGTTCGCCTAACCTAAGCGCTGGAGGGCGTATCCGCCTAGCCCGGGGAGCGGAGGGAACGCTCCCGCCCGTACGGTAAGGTCCCGCGATCAACCGTCGATGCTGCGCGAGAGATTCGCGATGCTGGTGGTCAGCGCGGTGACGTAGGCGCTGATCCGCCACGCCGCGGTGACCAGGCTCGCGAGCCGCGCCACCAGTACCGGCCGGGTCACCACCTCCGGACTGTCGATCACCCACAGGCTCGCCCGGGCGAACAGGTCGCCGATCAGGCCGCGCACGATGTCGCGGGCCAGCAGGATCAGGTCACCGGCCGATCTGGTGATCAATGTCATGGCCGTCGAGGTCGCGGCCAGCCCGCGCAGCGCCTCCACGTTGTTCGCCATGATGTCCAGGTAGGCGCGCACGTCCGGCCGCTCCGGCCCGGGGAACGCCCCGGCCAGGCACCACTCCAGATCGGACGCCAGCCGGCGCAGCTCACCGGCCATCACGTCCCAGTGGCCGGCCTGGTCGGCGACCACCTCCGGGGTGCCGGTGAGATCGTCGAGAAGGCGGCGAAGCGGTTCGACATGCGTGGTCGCGTACTCCAGCCCGCCGGTCCGCAGCAGCATGAACATGCCGGTCACCGGAGTGGCGAACTCGGCGACCGGGGCGGCCTCGGCGAGCAGCGGCTCCACCCACTCGCGGCTGTTGACCGCCTCCAGCACGCCGTCGATGATCTCCGGGGCCGACGGGGCGTCCTCGTCGGCGGAGCCCTCGTCCGGCTGGCCCACCATCTCGGCCAGCGGCTGCTCCCCGGCGGCCACCCGGCGCAGGCCGCGAACGGTCAGGACCAGCGTCTCCTCGACGTACGCCAGAAGCTCGTCGTGTTTTTGATAGCGGTCACCCAGGCCGGTGAGAATCCAGCCGCAGAGTGCCCCGAAAGCGGTCTGGCCCTTCTCGATCTGCCGTCCGGTGAGCCGGACCTGCCCGAGCCGCACCCGCAACCGGTCGAGCTGGGCGGCATGCGCCCTGAGCTGCTCCGGGCCGACCGGGGGCCCGGCGGCCGTCGCCACTACGACGCCATCCCGGAAAGGTAACTCAACGCCACACCGGGACAGTACCGTCCCGTCACGGGGTGGCGCTGACCCAGGGGCGTCAGAAGACGAGCCGGTCCGCGAAGGCCGTCACCACCTCGTCCGGATCGGCGTCCGCCCCGATCGAGGTGGTCAGCATGTCCAGCAGCAGACCGTCCATCGCGTAGTGCAGCAGCGCGATCTCGAAGGCCCCGCCCGGCAGGCCGGTGGTGCGGTGGAACGCCACATCGTCGCGGAAGCCGGCCCGCAGGGTGCCGCCGAGGATCTCGGACAGCCCCGGCCGCCGGGCCGCCTCCAGTCGCAGCTCGATCAGCGCCCGGGTCAGGTCGGGCTGCCGGGTGGTGCGCTCCAGGATGTAGCGCAGGTAGTCG includes these proteins:
- a CDS encoding TetR/AcrR family transcriptional regulator, coding for MPAGTASNYFRSRDALLGALGERIMERFAPDETVVAGLAAREPGRELFVDYLRYILERTTRQPDLTRALIELRLEAARRPGLSEILGGTLRAGFRDDVAFHRTTGLPGGAFEIALLHYAMDGLLLDMLTTSIGADADPDEVVTAFADRLVF